Proteins from one bacterium genomic window:
- the hisI gene encoding phosphoribosyl-AMP cyclohydrolase has protein sequence MAGSWTELVRFGKDGLVPAVVQELGTKRVLMLGYMNKEALELTVSRKRVYFWSRSRGELWCKGESSGHVQRLVEIRLDCDGDAILVMVEQEVGACHTGHESCFFRALEGQSWVEVDPLVFDPKEVYGKSK, from the coding sequence GTGGCCGGGTCATGGACAGAACTGGTTCGTTTCGGAAAAGACGGGCTCGTGCCTGCAGTTGTGCAGGAGCTAGGTACCAAGCGTGTATTGATGTTGGGATACATGAATAAAGAGGCTTTGGAGCTTACGGTTTCCAGGAAAAGAGTGTACTTTTGGAGCCGATCCAGGGGGGAGCTTTGGTGCAAGGGGGAGAGTTCCGGTCACGTGCAGAGGCTGGTGGAGATAAGGCTGGATTGCGATGGCGATGCTATACTGGTGATGGTGGAACAGGAAGTGGGGGCTTGCCACACAGGACACGAGAGCTGTTTTTTCAGGGCACTGGAAGGGCAGAGCTGGGTGGAGGTGGATCCCTTGGTTTTTGACCCAAAAGAGGTGTACGGAAAAAGCAAATAA
- the hisA gene encoding 1-(5-phosphoribosyl)-5-[(5-phosphoribosylamino)methylideneamino]imidazole-4-carboxamide isomerase: MLVIPAVDLLGGQAVRLLQGDPQKKTVFSSDPLLVLKRWVELGAARVHVVDLDGSWAGRPRNKELIQLMVREAGVPLQLGGGIRDLKTAGAYLEAGVDRIVLGTAAVENPKLVREACGLWPGRVAVAIDARQGRVTVRGWTVNTPWDPLKLALALQEVGVSAFIYTDVNRDGMREGLNLEAVVELARGVKVPVIASGGVGSLEDIRRVAAVAKEGIEGVIVGRALYEGALDLREAIRVAGEVG; encoded by the coding sequence ATGCTGGTGATTCCTGCTGTGGACCTCTTGGGAGGACAGGCCGTGCGGCTCTTGCAAGGGGATCCGCAAAAAAAAACTGTCTTCTCCTCAGATCCCTTATTAGTCCTCAAGCGGTGGGTGGAACTTGGTGCTGCCAGGGTGCATGTGGTGGATCTTGATGGATCTTGGGCTGGGAGACCCAGGAACAAGGAGCTCATCCAGCTCATGGTAAGAGAGGCTGGAGTGCCTTTGCAACTGGGGGGAGGCATAAGGGATCTGAAAACCGCCGGAGCCTATCTGGAGGCGGGAGTGGACAGGATCGTCCTGGGCACCGCGGCTGTGGAGAACCCAAAGTTGGTACGGGAAGCCTGTGGGCTGTGGCCCGGTCGTGTGGCTGTGGCCATTGATGCAAGGCAGGGGCGTGTTACGGTGCGTGGTTGGACCGTAAACACTCCATGGGATCCACTGAAGTTGGCCCTGGCTTTGCAAGAGGTGGGGGTGTCGGCCTTTATTTACACTGACGTAAACAGAGACGGCATGAGGGAGGGTCTGAATTTAGAGGCGGTGGTGGAGCTGGCAAGAGGGGTGAAGGTTCCTGTGATAGCCTCAGGAGGGGTGGGATCTTTGGAGGACATAAGAAGGGTGGCCGCAGTTGCCAAAGAGGGGATAGAAGGAGTCATCGTGGGAAGGGCGCTCTACGAAGGAGCCCTGGACTTGAGGGAGGCCATAAGGGTGGCCGGGGAGGTCGGCTGA